ATGATTTGTACCAATCTTTAAATGGAAAATCTAATAAATTGGAATTGTAATACTTTGGATCTCCAGTAACCTCTTTATCAATCCACTCCGGCAATTCCACACTCTCAGATTCACTTTGCATCTCGACCTCAGCAACAATCAAGCCGTCATTATCTCCATGAAAGATATCTATTTCCCAAGTGTGTTTTTCGTGTTCTACTATGAACCTCGTTTTATCTATGAGGGGACCATCACATAGCTCCGCAATCATTTCA
This DNA window, taken from Microbulbifer sp. MKSA007, encodes the following:
- a CDS encoding CYTH domain-containing protein, which codes for MAKEIERKFLVDKKAIASFTGGKRIKQAYISTESKAVVRVRVIGDHAYLTLKGESKGITRTEFEYPISFEDANEMIAELCDGPLIDKTRFIVEHEKHTWEIDIFHGDNDGLIVAEVEMQSESESVELPEWIDKEVTGDPKYYNSNLLDFPFKDWYKS